A window of Reinekea marina contains these coding sequences:
- a CDS encoding pilus assembly protein PilM, which translates to MASLFKKKQKRLLGVDISSTSVKLMELSRNGDGYRVEAYSVEPLPENAVVEKNINDEAAVGEAIEKLYKKSRSKIKEAAVAVAGSSVITKTIEMNAGLTDEQMETDIEVQADQYIPYPLDEVAIDFEVQGPSAKGDNLVDVLLAACRKENVELRQDSLAIAGLTCKAVDVEAFALERAYGLLSDQLEKSEEGTTVAIVDVGHTMTTLSVLNEGNTIYTREQLFGGKQLTEEIMRRYGMTQQEAGLAKKQGGLPDDYTSEVLEPFKEAVVQQVSRSLQFFFAASQYNDVDYIILAGGTASIPGLAQRVQEKIGTNTIIANPFANMTLSNKVNAANLTNDAPAMMIACGLALRSFEDGKY; encoded by the coding sequence GTGGCCTCCTTATTCAAAAAGAAACAAAAAAGGTTACTTGGTGTCGATATCAGTTCTACTTCGGTGAAACTGATGGAGCTAAGTCGTAATGGAGATGGGTATCGCGTCGAAGCATACTCGGTAGAGCCATTGCCTGAAAATGCAGTCGTTGAAAAGAATATCAACGATGAAGCTGCTGTGGGTGAAGCTATTGAAAAGCTCTATAAAAAGTCTCGTTCGAAAATTAAAGAGGCTGCCGTTGCGGTAGCCGGATCGTCGGTGATTACTAAAACCATCGAGATGAATGCAGGCTTGACCGATGAGCAGATGGAAACGGATATTGAGGTCCAAGCGGATCAATACATACCTTATCCGCTCGATGAAGTTGCGATTGATTTCGAAGTGCAAGGTCCGTCTGCCAAAGGCGACAATCTTGTCGACGTTTTACTCGCGGCTTGCCGTAAAGAAAACGTAGAATTGCGCCAAGATTCATTAGCCATTGCCGGTCTTACTTGTAAGGCGGTCGATGTTGAAGCTTTCGCTTTAGAGCGTGCTTACGGTTTGTTGTCCGATCAGCTAGAGAAGTCTGAAGAAGGAACCACCGTCGCTATTGTCGATGTTGGCCATACTATGACTACGCTCAGTGTATTAAATGAAGGCAATACCATTTATACCCGTGAACAGCTTTTTGGCGGCAAGCAATTGACTGAAGAAATCATGCGTCGTTATGGCATGACTCAACAAGAAGCCGGGTTAGCGAAAAAGCAAGGTGGCTTGCCAGATGATTACACCAGCGAAGTACTAGAGCCATTTAAAGAGGCCGTTGTGCAGCAGGTCAGTCGTTCATTGCAATTCTTTTTTGCGGCGTCTCAGTACAACGATGTCGACTACATTATCTTAGCGGGCGGTACGGCTTCTATTCCTGGTCTTGCCCAACGTGTACAAGAAAAGATTGGAACCAATACAATCATTGCCAATCCGTTTGCGAATATGACGTTGTCAAATAAAGTGAATGCTGCAAACCTGACAAACGATGCCCCTGCGATGATGATTGCATGTGGATTAGCCTTGAGGAGCTTCGAAGATGGCAAATATTGA
- a CDS encoding PilN domain-containing protein — protein sequence MANIDLRPWREERREARQKQFLLVLLLVAACAGAAGFGWNQSVQAKVDYQVTRNTYMTNKIKELDGKIKEIEGLRQQREALIERMNVIQSLQGDRQIIVHVFEELVSATPDGVYFNSLTSKGSVLEINGFADKKLAISDFLRNLDRSEWFSDTFLQNVEAIKEGNDVVGNNFSLKVNVTNPLKIEEDA from the coding sequence ATGGCAAATATTGATTTACGCCCATGGCGTGAAGAGCGCCGTGAAGCGAGACAAAAACAATTCTTGCTAGTGCTGTTGCTCGTTGCGGCCTGTGCAGGCGCTGCTGGGTTTGGTTGGAATCAATCGGTTCAAGCTAAGGTAGACTACCAAGTTACCCGCAACACCTATATGACGAACAAAATTAAAGAATTAGACGGTAAGATCAAAGAAATTGAAGGTCTACGCCAGCAACGTGAAGCTTTAATTGAGCGTATGAATGTCATTCAGAGCTTGCAGGGTGATCGCCAAATTATCGTCCATGTGTTCGAAGAACTGGTCAGTGCTACTCCCGACGGTGTTTATTTTAATAGCTTAACTAGTAAAGGTTCGGTCCTTGAAATAAATGGCTTTGCGGATAAAAAATTGGCGATATCTGATTTCTTACGGAATCTTGATCGATCTGAGTGGTTTTCAGATACGTTTTTACAAAATGTAGAGGCGATCAAAGAAGGTAATGACGTCGTGGGCAATAACTTCAGCTTAAAAGTGAATGTTACGAATCCTCTGAAAATAGAAGAGGATGCATAA
- a CDS encoding type 4a pilus biogenesis protein PilO: MSAKSFFEGFKEFDYENPDFNNIGSWPLVVRMTALLLVAVLIVFGFYWFAVKGSQERFVREQGKEQGLKEQYRTKSFRVANLDAFKEQLAEMEETFGALLSQLPDETEMPGLLDDISTTGTQSGLEIDKITPRGEQVKEFYIETPIDITVRGSYHEMGNFVSAMAAIPRIVTLHDFSITTLSRSSASDEAAAPLTMQISAKTYRYKAED, encoded by the coding sequence ATGAGTGCAAAAAGCTTTTTCGAAGGATTTAAAGAATTCGATTACGAAAACCCAGACTTCAATAACATAGGGTCTTGGCCCTTGGTTGTTCGAATGACGGCGTTATTGTTAGTGGCCGTATTAATTGTGTTCGGCTTTTACTGGTTTGCTGTAAAAGGCTCGCAAGAGCGTTTTGTTCGTGAACAGGGCAAAGAGCAGGGTCTTAAAGAGCAATACCGTACTAAATCGTTCCGCGTTGCAAACTTGGATGCATTTAAAGAGCAGCTAGCCGAGATGGAAGAAACCTTCGGTGCACTTTTGTCTCAGCTTCCTGATGAAACAGAAATGCCAGGATTGCTTGATGACATAAGCACAACGGGTACGCAAAGTGGTTTAGAGATTGATAAAATCACACCACGAGGCGAGCAAGTTAAAGAGTTTTACATTGAAACGCCAATCGATATCACCGTTCGTGGTTCGTACCATGAAATGGGTAACTTCGTAAGCGCAATGGCGGCGATCCCCAGAATTGTGACGCTCCATGATTTTAGCATAACGACTCTGTCGCGAAGCTCAGCAAGTGATGAAGCCGCTGCACCGCTGACCATGCAGATTTCAGCCAAAACGTATCGTTATAAGGCGGAGGACTAA
- a CDS encoding pilus assembly protein PilP → MMKKSLLLPLAVVSVLTACVQQDPLTDLKAYVNEQDSRPKGTIPPPPEFIPPDLVSYTASGNRSPFEVPRPIELIQEERAAPKSNVKPDFDRVKEYLETFRIENITMVGTLNGLDEEEVLWALVKDGQSEVHRVKVGNYLGRNFGRIIDISETQIDLIEIVPSGNDNWVERPRAIVLDGIEQ, encoded by the coding sequence ATGATGAAAAAGTCTTTATTACTGCCACTAGCGGTTGTATCTGTATTAACCGCCTGCGTTCAGCAAGATCCATTGACCGATCTTAAAGCATATGTAAATGAGCAAGATTCTCGGCCTAAAGGCACTATTCCGCCACCGCCAGAATTTATACCACCAGATCTGGTTTCTTACACGGCCAGTGGTAACCGCTCTCCTTTTGAAGTTCCTCGGCCTATTGAACTTATTCAAGAAGAGCGAGCGGCTCCAAAGAGTAACGTGAAACCAGATTTTGATCGGGTGAAAGAGTATTTAGAAACGTTCCGTATCGAAAACATCACTATGGTGGGTACGTTAAACGGTTTAGATGAAGAAGAAGTGTTATGGGCCTTAGTGAAAGACGGCCAAAGCGAAGTGCACCGCGTAAAAGTAGGCAACTACTTAGGGCGTAATTTTGGTCGCATTATCGATATTTCAGAAACGCAAATAGATTTAATTGAAATTGTCCCGTCAGGGAACGATAACTGGGTAGAGCGCCCGAGAGCCATTGTTCTCGATGGCATAGAGCAATGA